A region from the Chrysoperla carnea chromosome 4, inChrCarn1.1, whole genome shotgun sequence genome encodes:
- the LOC123297498 gene encoding uncharacterized protein LOC123297498 isoform X2 encodes MQIGGCIMETGEIPLDDMGVIVKREPKESSPSVSLEENGIDGIESPDIDRWSLGSFTIKNESPSYNEIDAATDISDTNIDEDIIQPIVSVSVIHKNENHSKKSNTSATKHELHQIKKLQMKKQLKFHLESPASAKKNHLQDEIYKQQNALIQKEERNKFFDTEKLSKMFSIIAPKREIIEPETTITSARENNLESLPNESIKNWLQRITQLQQNNRPTSSSTNNHNILEITPEINIKQHSLPLLTTTSAQTKLITDPKRKIQSASTNIIIPPQQAPRVVNYRDLPYMGEMTLDNCKPRRGRKPKKADICHLIYKNYGTIIPGNPQNEPNNLITTTQITNNNNLIENNEKKLENSTCRSDVQNKIISSLLEKRLTLETKRTKETIARELKIKPEEKLTTTPVSTTTPNKGEEPLNLCIRDLNQLKIRLLRRHDNIYESQQKPKIKQIEVKSEPQSDDDEDDVEFITETKTPTSPISPENIKEPIDNDSASSYVLWPNSNGVFVHPMALQSQMLYYQKLVTNNNNNNYILPNSRPSSNASSNSSITITKKPENVPVENHENKVKRSNSNTPSNNSTAPPTKRKRSAIFIPPIPTENQTNPATEVSICKFKFTGGAKPSLQEKKMLSVDSGGNFRYYSGTGDKSMRGYEFFPRETLQQQAIGQNTSSSGVFLNASGEKIQLPANLEENSPVIECSRTTAEKKKNTQINTTGKIRANI; translated from the exons ATGCAGATTGGCGGTTGTATAATGGAGACGGGTGAAATCCCTCTAGATGATATGGGTGTTATTGTTAAACGTGAACCAAAAGAATCATCACCATCGGTATCGCTTGAAGAAAATGGCATTGATGGTATTGAATCTCCAGATATTGATCGTTGGAGTCTTGGCAGTTTTAC tatcaaaaatgaatcacCATCATATAATGAAATTGATGCGGCAACAGATATCTCTGATACAAACATCGACGAAGATATAATTCAACCGATTGTATCTGTATCTGTAatccataaaaatgaaaatcattcaaaaaagtCCAACACATCAGCAACCAAACATGAATTacatcaaatcaaaaaattacaaatgaaaaaacaattaaaatttcatttagaatCACCAGCATCAgcgaaaaaaaaccatttacaagatgaaatttataaacaacaaaatgCATTAATACAAAAAGAAGAACGTAATAAATTCTTTGATacagaaaaattatcaaaaatgttttcaataattgcACCAAAACGTGAAATCATTGAGCCTGAAACAACCATCACATCTGCtagagaaaataatttagaaagtttaccaaatgaatcaataaaaaattggttACAACGGATAACAcaattacaacaaaataatcGCCCAACATCATCGTCaacaaataatcataatatattgGAAATAACACCTGAAATCAATATAAAACAACATTCTCTGCCACTCCTGACAACAACATCtgcacaaacaaaattaataacagACCCTAAAAGGAAGATCCAGTCCGCCTCAACAAATATTATCATCCCACCTCAACAAGCACCTCGAGTTGTCAATTATCGTGATCTACCTTATATGGGTGAAATGACATTAGATAATTGTAAACCAAGACGTGGACGTAAACCTAAAAAAGCTGATATAtgtcatttaatttataaaaattacggTACAATCATACCAGGCAACCCACAAAATGAACCAAATAATCTTATTACAACAAcacaaataacaaataacaataatttaattgaaaataatgaaaaaaaattagaaaattcaaCATGTCGAAGtgatgtacaaaataaaattattagtagtTTATTAGAAAAACGTTTAACATTAGAAACAAAACGAACTAAAGAAACAATAGCacgtgaattaaaaattaaaccggaagaaaaattaacaacaacTCCAGTTTCAACAACTACACCGAATAAAGGTGAAGAGCCATTAAATTTATGTATCCGggatttaaatcaattaaaaattcgattattaAGACGAcatgataatatttatgaatctcaacaaaaaccaaaaatcaaacaaattgaaGTTAAATCCGAACCACAAAGTGACGATGATGAAGATGATGTTGAATTTATTACCGAAACTAAAACACCAACAAGTCCAATTTCACCGGAAAATATTAAAGAACCAATTGATAATGATTCAGCATCCTCTTATGTGCTATGGCCGAATTCCAATGGTGTTTTTGTTCATCCAATGGCATTACAATCACAAAtgttatattatcaaaaattagtaaccaataataacaataataattatattttaccaaATTCTCGACCATCGAGTAATGCGTCCAGTAATAGTTCTATAACAATTACAAAGAAACCAGAAAATGTTCCCGTAGAGAATCATGAGAATAAAGTAAAACGTAGCAATAGTAATACTCCATCAAATAATTCAACAGCGCCACCAACGAAAAGAAAACGTAGCGCAATTTTCATTCCACCAATTCCAACAGAAAATCAAACAAATCCAGCTACCGAGGTcagtatttgtaaatttaaatttacaggCGGTGCAAAACCAAGTTTACaagagaaaaaaatgttatcagtTGATTCTGGTGGTAATTTTCGTTACTATAGTGGTACTGGCGATAAAAGTATGCGTGGTTATGAATTTTTCCCGCGTGAAACATTACAACAACAAGCCATTGGACAGAATACATCAAGTTctggtgtttttttaaatgcaagtgGGGAAAAAATACAACTACCAGCGAATCTTGAAGAAAATTCACCAG TCATTGAATGCAGCAGAACTACggcagaaaaaaagaaaaacacgcAAATCAATACAACGGGAAAAATTAGAGCAAACATTTAA
- the LOC123297498 gene encoding uncharacterized protein LOC123297498 isoform X1 has product MQIGGCIMETGEIPLDDMGVIVKREPKESSPSVSLEENGIDGIESPDIDRWSLGSFTIKNESPSYNEIDAATDISDTNIDEDIIQPIVSVSVIHKNENHSKKSNTSATKHELHQIKKLQMKKQLKFHLESPASAKKNHLQDEIYKQQNALIQKEERNKFFDTEKLSKMFSIIAPKREIIEPETTITSARENNLESLPNESIKNWLQRITQLQQNNRPTSSSTNNHNILEITPEINIKQHSLPLLTTTSAQTKLITDPKRKIQSASTNIIIPPQQAPRVVNYRDLPYMGEMTLDNCKPRRGRKPKKADICHLIYKNYGTIIPGNPQNEPNNLITTTQITNNNNLIENNEKKLENSTCRSDVQNKIISSLLEKRLTLETKRTKETIARELKIKPEEKLTTTPVSTTTPNKGEEPLNLCIRDLNQLKIRLLRRHDNIYESQQKPKIKQIEVKSEPQSDDDEDDVEFITETKTPTSPISPENIKEPIDNDSASSYVLWPNSNGVFVHPMALQSQMLYYQKLVTNNNNNNYILPNSRPSSNASSNSSITITKKPENVPVENHENKVKRSNSNTPSNNSTAPPTKRKRSAIFIPPIPTENQTNPATEVSICKFKFTGGAKPSLQEKKMLSVDSGGNFRYYSGTGDKSMRGYEFFPRETLQQQAIGQNTSSSGVFLNASGEKIQLPANLEENSPGIRPHFLLSGDPLLLNTDLNTQQSLNAAELRQKKRKTRKSIQREKLEQTFKEKGFLIQTQQLESAEGATYCKFRQLRKFTRYLFRSWKDYLPGNVRDMQNMENMAAVGDANHLVTDKSDDDEYDILSNQGPIVDEISGSNSDLTINLPDRTDSP; this is encoded by the exons ATGCAGATTGGCGGTTGTATAATGGAGACGGGTGAAATCCCTCTAGATGATATGGGTGTTATTGTTAAACGTGAACCAAAAGAATCATCACCATCGGTATCGCTTGAAGAAAATGGCATTGATGGTATTGAATCTCCAGATATTGATCGTTGGAGTCTTGGCAGTTTTAC tatcaaaaatgaatcacCATCATATAATGAAATTGATGCGGCAACAGATATCTCTGATACAAACATCGACGAAGATATAATTCAACCGATTGTATCTGTATCTGTAatccataaaaatgaaaatcattcaaaaaagtCCAACACATCAGCAACCAAACATGAATTacatcaaatcaaaaaattacaaatgaaaaaacaattaaaatttcatttagaatCACCAGCATCAgcgaaaaaaaaccatttacaagatgaaatttataaacaacaaaatgCATTAATACAAAAAGAAGAACGTAATAAATTCTTTGATacagaaaaattatcaaaaatgttttcaataattgcACCAAAACGTGAAATCATTGAGCCTGAAACAACCATCACATCTGCtagagaaaataatttagaaagtttaccaaatgaatcaataaaaaattggttACAACGGATAACAcaattacaacaaaataatcGCCCAACATCATCGTCaacaaataatcataatatattgGAAATAACACCTGAAATCAATATAAAACAACATTCTCTGCCACTCCTGACAACAACATCtgcacaaacaaaattaataacagACCCTAAAAGGAAGATCCAGTCCGCCTCAACAAATATTATCATCCCACCTCAACAAGCACCTCGAGTTGTCAATTATCGTGATCTACCTTATATGGGTGAAATGACATTAGATAATTGTAAACCAAGACGTGGACGTAAACCTAAAAAAGCTGATATAtgtcatttaatttataaaaattacggTACAATCATACCAGGCAACCCACAAAATGAACCAAATAATCTTATTACAACAAcacaaataacaaataacaataatttaattgaaaataatgaaaaaaaattagaaaattcaaCATGTCGAAGtgatgtacaaaataaaattattagtagtTTATTAGAAAAACGTTTAACATTAGAAACAAAACGAACTAAAGAAACAATAGCacgtgaattaaaaattaaaccggaagaaaaattaacaacaacTCCAGTTTCAACAACTACACCGAATAAAGGTGAAGAGCCATTAAATTTATGTATCCGggatttaaatcaattaaaaattcgattattaAGACGAcatgataatatttatgaatctcaacaaaaaccaaaaatcaaacaaattgaaGTTAAATCCGAACCACAAAGTGACGATGATGAAGATGATGTTGAATTTATTACCGAAACTAAAACACCAACAAGTCCAATTTCACCGGAAAATATTAAAGAACCAATTGATAATGATTCAGCATCCTCTTATGTGCTATGGCCGAATTCCAATGGTGTTTTTGTTCATCCAATGGCATTACAATCACAAAtgttatattatcaaaaattagtaaccaataataacaataataattatattttaccaaATTCTCGACCATCGAGTAATGCGTCCAGTAATAGTTCTATAACAATTACAAAGAAACCAGAAAATGTTCCCGTAGAGAATCATGAGAATAAAGTAAAACGTAGCAATAGTAATACTCCATCAAATAATTCAACAGCGCCACCAACGAAAAGAAAACGTAGCGCAATTTTCATTCCACCAATTCCAACAGAAAATCAAACAAATCCAGCTACCGAGGTcagtatttgtaaatttaaatttacaggCGGTGCAAAACCAAGTTTACaagagaaaaaaatgttatcagtTGATTCTGGTGGTAATTTTCGTTACTATAGTGGTACTGGCGATAAAAGTATGCGTGGTTATGAATTTTTCCCGCGTGAAACATTACAACAACAAGCCATTGGACAGAATACATCAAGTTctggtgtttttttaaatgcaagtgGGGAAAAAATACAACTACCAGCGAATCTTGAAGAAAATTCACCAGGTATACGtccacattttttattatctggtgatccattattattaaataccgATTTAAACACTCAACAGTCATTGAATGCAGCAGAACTACggcagaaaaaaagaaaaacacgcAAATCAATACAACGGGAAAAATTAGAGCAAACATTTAAAGAAAAGGGTTTTCTAATACAAACACAACAGTTAGAATCAGCTGAAGGTGCAACTTATTGTAAATTTAGACAGTTAAGAAAATTTACACGTTATCTATTCCGTAGTTGGAAAGATTATTTACCGGGTAATGTGCGTGACAtgcaaaatatggaaaatatgGCGGCTGTGGGTGATGCTAATCATTTAGTGACTGATAAAAGTGATGACGATGAATATGATATTCTTAGTAATCAGGGACCAATTGTAGATGAAATTAGTGGATCAAATAGtgatttaacaataaatttaccTGATAGAACTGATAGTCCTTAA